A part of Streptomyces sp. NBC_01497 genomic DNA contains:
- a CDS encoding acyl-CoA dehydrogenase family protein, producing the protein MVDFSLSDEERQIRDTVRTFISKEVMPLEQDVLRNERTGAPAVDAGVLAELRAKARRAGFWGVNTPEEYGGMNLGAVMSAILAMETGRTFVPFSFGGSADNILYSADDEQKERYLLPTIEGERRSCFAITEPGAGSDARNIRTRAVRDGGDWVINGEKTFITGGNEADFVMVFAVTDPDRGADGGVTCFLVDRDMGWKSEPIHTMGQWGPAALVFDNVRVPAENVLGEVGQGFSLALRWIGQGRYMIPARAIGSAERMLQMAVDYAKIRHSMGRPIGDYQAIQWQIADSQVEIESTKWLTLYAAWRVQQGMDARHASSIAKLNGALMANQVVDRVLQIHGGMGYTKELPIERWYRELRLLRIFEGTDEIQRRTIARNLLKGHVRLGGIGE; encoded by the coding sequence ATGGTCGATTTCTCCCTCAGTGACGAGGAACGGCAGATCCGGGACACCGTGCGCACCTTCATCTCCAAGGAGGTGATGCCCCTGGAGCAGGACGTGCTGCGCAATGAACGGACAGGCGCTCCGGCCGTGGACGCGGGCGTCCTCGCCGAACTACGGGCGAAGGCGCGCAGGGCAGGCTTCTGGGGGGTGAACACGCCGGAGGAGTACGGCGGGATGAATCTGGGTGCCGTCATGTCGGCCATCCTGGCGATGGAGACCGGCCGGACCTTCGTACCGTTCAGCTTCGGCGGCTCCGCGGACAACATCCTCTACAGCGCCGACGACGAACAGAAGGAGCGCTACCTCCTCCCGACCATCGAAGGTGAGCGGCGTTCCTGCTTCGCCATCACCGAGCCGGGAGCGGGCTCCGACGCCCGGAACATCCGTACCCGCGCCGTGCGCGACGGCGGCGACTGGGTGATCAACGGCGAGAAGACGTTCATCACCGGCGGCAACGAGGCCGACTTCGTGATGGTCTTCGCCGTCACCGATCCGGACCGGGGCGCGGATGGCGGAGTCACCTGTTTCCTGGTCGACCGGGACATGGGCTGGAAGTCCGAGCCGATCCACACGATGGGGCAGTGGGGCCCGGCGGCGCTGGTGTTCGACAACGTGCGAGTGCCCGCCGAGAATGTACTGGGTGAGGTCGGCCAGGGGTTCTCCCTGGCGTTGCGGTGGATCGGTCAGGGGCGCTACATGATCCCGGCGCGTGCCATCGGTTCCGCCGAGCGGATGTTGCAGATGGCTGTGGACTACGCCAAGATCCGGCACTCGATGGGCCGTCCGATCGGCGACTACCAGGCCATCCAGTGGCAGATAGCGGACTCCCAGGTGGAGATCGAGTCGACCAAGTGGCTTACGCTGTACGCCGCTTGGCGGGTCCAGCAGGGCATGGACGCCCGTCATGCCTCCTCCATCGCGAAGCTCAACGGCGCTCTGATGGCCAATCAGGTGGTGGACCGCGTGCTGCAGATCCACGGCGGCATGGGCTACACCAAGGAACTGCCGATCGAGCGCTGGTACCGGGAGCTGCGCCTCCTGCGCATCTTCGAGGGCACCGACGAGATCCAGCGCCGCACCATAGCCCGCAACCTTCTTAAGGGACACGTACGACTCGGCGGGATCGGCGAATGA
- a CDS encoding TetR/AcrR family transcriptional regulator codes for MTRSAGNAATGGNAWQWSRTAETRRVLLSAAREVFCDKGFAEASVAAVVERADSSVGSLYHHFGGKTELFLALWEEHQATHERNAVAAVAAARAAGEGDDPLALFIAGARAFLEGSWQRRDLARLFMDGDGPPGFELARRTRSREWVRQNGVLLGAGIDSVDRLTVAVLTTIIGEAGREIATCSSKRQANKVTEAAVVLIRRLGSTRDES; via the coding sequence ATGACGCGAAGCGCGGGCAACGCCGCAACCGGGGGCAACGCCTGGCAGTGGAGCCGCACCGCGGAAACCCGCCGCGTGCTGTTGAGCGCCGCCCGCGAGGTGTTCTGCGACAAGGGTTTCGCCGAGGCGAGTGTCGCCGCCGTCGTGGAACGCGCCGACTCCAGCGTCGGCAGTCTCTACCACCACTTCGGGGGCAAGACCGAGCTTTTCCTCGCACTCTGGGAGGAGCACCAGGCCACCCACGAGCGCAATGCGGTGGCCGCCGTTGCCGCGGCCCGGGCCGCGGGCGAGGGAGACGATCCGCTCGCCCTGTTCATCGCGGGAGCGCGGGCCTTCCTGGAGGGCTCCTGGCAACGCCGGGACCTGGCCAGGCTGTTCATGGACGGCGACGGTCCACCCGGCTTCGAACTGGCGAGGCGTACGCGCAGCCGTGAGTGGGTCCGGCAGAACGGAGTGCTGCTCGGCGCCGGCATCGATTCCGTCGACCGGCTCACGGTCGCCGTGCTGACCACGATCATCGGCGAGGCGGGCCGCGAGATCGCGACCTGCTCGTCCAAACGCCAGGCCAACAAGGTCACCGAAGCCGCGGTCGTACTGATCCGCCGGCTCGGATCGACGCGGGACGAGAGCTGA
- a CDS encoding MaoC family dehydratase, whose product MTLDRSVIGIESAPVERSWTSKDTLLYAVGVGAGLDDPLCELAFTTENSQGVRQQVLPTFAVLATQGGGGRGIGTFDPAMLVHAEQSFALHRPLTPAGTVRVTSKVTGMYDKGSGALVTSEAVAVDPVSGEPVITSRSALFVRGEGGFGGDRGPKGDWSAPDRAPDHQVTVPTRPEQALLYRLSGDRNPLHSDPAFATKAGFERPILHGLCTYGITGRALLHTLAASDPSRFVSMSGRFSSPVVPGESLTVSVWDDGDSARFRTTKTDGTVVIDRGHVRVRGVDGPGS is encoded by the coding sequence ATGACCCTCGATCGCAGTGTCATCGGAATCGAGTCCGCACCCGTGGAGCGGTCCTGGACGTCCAAAGACACGCTGCTGTACGCGGTGGGTGTCGGCGCGGGCCTGGACGACCCGCTGTGCGAACTGGCCTTCACCACGGAGAACTCGCAGGGCGTGCGGCAGCAGGTCCTGCCGACCTTCGCGGTACTCGCCACGCAAGGAGGCGGCGGCAGAGGCATCGGGACGTTCGACCCGGCGATGCTGGTGCACGCGGAGCAGTCCTTCGCTCTCCACCGGCCGCTCACACCGGCAGGAACCGTACGCGTCACATCGAAGGTCACCGGGATGTACGACAAGGGATCGGGCGCTCTGGTGACCAGCGAGGCGGTGGCCGTGGACCCCGTCTCCGGTGAACCGGTGATCACCTCGCGCAGTGCGCTGTTCGTTCGCGGTGAAGGCGGGTTCGGAGGCGATCGCGGCCCCAAGGGAGACTGGTCCGCGCCGGACCGCGCGCCGGACCACCAGGTCACCGTCCCAACGAGGCCGGAGCAGGCGCTGCTCTACCGGCTGTCCGGCGACCGCAACCCGCTCCACAGTGATCCCGCCTTCGCGACGAAGGCAGGATTCGAGCGCCCCATCCTGCACGGACTGTGCACCTATGGGATCACGGGGCGGGCGCTGCTGCACACGCTGGCGGCGTCGGACCCGTCACGTTTCGTGTCGATGTCAGGTCGCTTCAGCAGTCCGGTGGTTCCGGGGGAGTCGCTGACCGTGTCCGTCTGGGACGACGGCGACAGCGCACGCTTTCGTACCACCAAGACCGACGGGACGGTCGTGATCGACCGCGGGCACGTCCGCGTTCGCGGGGTGGACGGGCCGGGCAGCTGA
- a CDS encoding TetR/AcrR family transcriptional regulator, producing MADSAPQRSDALKNRELILQVAHDALTESPDASLNSIAKRAGVGPGTLYRHFPTREALILEVHRHDTKRLVDSVPDVLAAHPPLDALRQWFTTLASYVRIKHGLGEALHSAAAQEVVSASWPPVTAAVAQLLDACEGAGEVRPGIDPVDVIMLMSCLWRTPDTPDGIAQADRLLELAIDGFRP from the coding sequence ATGGCCGACAGTGCGCCGCAGCGCTCCGACGCTCTGAAGAACCGGGAGCTGATCCTCCAGGTCGCCCACGACGCGCTCACCGAGTCGCCGGACGCCTCGCTCAACTCGATCGCCAAGCGCGCGGGCGTCGGCCCGGGCACGCTCTACCGGCACTTCCCCACCCGCGAGGCGCTGATCCTTGAGGTCCACCGTCACGACACGAAGCGGCTCGTCGACTCCGTGCCGGACGTCCTCGCCGCACACCCCCCGCTGGACGCGCTGCGGCAGTGGTTCACCACCCTGGCCTCCTACGTGCGCATCAAGCACGGCCTGGGTGAGGCACTGCACTCGGCTGCCGCGCAAGAGGTCGTCAGCGCCTCCTGGCCGCCCGTCACCGCGGCCGTCGCGCAGCTCCTCGACGCGTGCGAAGGCGCCGGCGAGGTACGCCCCGGCATCGACCCGGTCGACGTCATCATGCTCATGAGCTGCCTGTGGCGCACCCCCGACACCCCCGACGGCATCGCCCAGGCCGACCGTCTACTGGAACTGGCCATCGACGGCTTCCGCCCGTAG
- a CDS encoding acyl-CoA thioesterase domain-containing protein — protein MAQTEQREAFFTRAGDEFLPAAHARGWWTSGMIHGRLLGGLAARALEAEHAADGLHFTRLTVDLFRNAPMAPLRVQTHRVRDGRRVRVADATVHGANGLVARASTVMLRRSEEPPGHIPETPPWDAPPPEELFAPRERVWTAWMFDEHNASAKDGWRGDGRRRAWLRESRELVAGEPLSPFVRAALAADTASPLAHSADTGLQFINADYTLCLRRLPLSDAIGLESTAHTSEDGVAVGHCTMHDSAGPIGYCMTTAVANPSPA, from the coding sequence GTGGCCCAGACGGAGCAGCGGGAGGCGTTTTTCACCCGGGCGGGGGACGAGTTCCTGCCCGCGGCGCACGCACGCGGCTGGTGGACATCGGGCATGATCCATGGTCGCCTGCTCGGCGGTCTGGCGGCCAGGGCGCTGGAGGCCGAACATGCGGCAGACGGCCTCCACTTCACCCGGCTGACCGTGGACCTGTTCCGCAACGCGCCGATGGCGCCCCTGCGCGTTCAGACCCACCGGGTGCGCGACGGACGACGCGTCCGGGTCGCCGACGCCACCGTTCACGGTGCGAACGGCCTTGTCGCCCGGGCGAGTACGGTCATGCTGCGGCGCAGCGAGGAGCCACCCGGCCACATCCCGGAGACTCCGCCCTGGGACGCCCCACCCCCCGAAGAGCTCTTCGCACCGCGCGAAAGAGTATGGACGGCCTGGATGTTCGACGAGCACAACGCCTCCGCGAAGGACGGCTGGCGCGGCGACGGCAGGCGCCGGGCCTGGCTGCGCGAGTCGCGTGAGCTGGTGGCAGGCGAACCCCTGTCGCCGTTCGTACGGGCGGCCCTCGCCGCGGACACCGCGAGTCCGCTCGCCCACAGCGCGGACACCGGCCTGCAGTTCATCAACGCCGACTACACCCTGTGCCTGAGGAGACTGCCGCTCAGTGATGCCATAGGCCTGGAGTCGACCGCCCACACCAGCGAGGACGGGGTCGCCGTCGGGCACTGCACCATGCACGACTCGGCCGGGCCGATCGGTTACTGCATGACCACAGCAGTGGCCAACCCGTCACCCGCCTGA
- a CDS encoding MarR family winged helix-turn-helix transcriptional regulator, which translates to MPTSEAAAIAAELRTAMGKLTRRVKHEDRIPLSQVAVLGALDRDGAMTTSDLAADQRVRPQSMARAVGLLMEQNLITRRTHPTDGRKSLVELSDAGRAALEAERGRRAGWLAQAIEAELTDEERDLLARSATLLDRLATR; encoded by the coding sequence ATGCCCACCTCGGAAGCCGCCGCCATCGCCGCTGAACTGCGCACCGCGATGGGCAAGCTCACCCGACGCGTCAAACACGAGGACCGCATCCCGCTGAGCCAGGTCGCCGTGCTCGGTGCACTCGACCGCGACGGCGCCATGACCACCAGCGACCTCGCCGCCGATCAGCGCGTACGCCCCCAGTCGATGGCCCGGGCCGTGGGATTGCTCATGGAGCAGAACCTGATCACGCGCCGTACGCACCCCACGGACGGCCGCAAGTCGCTGGTCGAACTTTCGGACGCGGGCCGGGCCGCGCTCGAAGCGGAACGCGGCCGCAGGGCCGGTTGGCTCGCTCAGGCCATCGAGGCCGAACTCACCGATGAAGAGCGGGACTTGCTGGCTCGAAGCGCCACGCTGCTGGACCGGCTGGCCACACGCTAG
- a CDS encoding acetate--CoA ligase family protein — MNAGRKRLGPEAMRALFTPGSIALVGATDKSGWSLSTFDNLRNNGFPGPVHLVNPRTDVVHGQPARRSLTDIGERVDMAYVMVPTPAVLPVLREGAGLGIRSYVVLTAGFGETGPRGRQLEEEILAFSQENGLTVLGPNGNGYINAATRTTPYGLPIPPPLIGGPVGVVLQSGALASSILSFAQARNVGLSLLTSMGNEMMVSVTDVIDHLVDDPATKVIALFLESVRHPEEFARAARRAAAAGKPVVALKIGSSTLASHTAQAHTGALVGDDAVVEAAFRELGVVRVRSLEDLIITSGLLAQTGPISGRRIGVVTPSGGACEIVADRAEQEGLELPAFAPKTVARLEELLPDFATVQNPLDVTGYVVVDRTLLSRALEVVADDPGMDAIMLLSDLPRLPPADLSATLGNFGATAQRIRDAQRPVIVASNMLTDVTETGRHIQRETGFPYVAGGIEHAMTAIGAAVRWSRTLPAAATAPPAEAGAAPVVHGETTGLWTEYRASRLLRDNGVTVVPSALAATEDEAVAAADGFGYPVVLKAVADGLGHKSDLGGVKLALNGPEAVRRAHREVCEALGRHGITGSGTLVQPQRRGGVELLVGVVRDPAWGLTLAVGLGGVWVEALRDSALRLLPVDAAEIRRALGELRGARLLEGARGSERADLDQVAEVIARIGALAGGLGPRLESLEVNPLLVRGGEVEALDALVTWN; from the coding sequence ATGAACGCGGGCAGGAAGCGGCTCGGCCCTGAGGCGATGCGAGCCCTCTTCACGCCCGGGTCCATCGCGCTGGTGGGCGCCACGGACAAGTCGGGCTGGTCGCTGTCGACGTTCGACAACCTCCGCAACAACGGCTTCCCGGGGCCGGTCCACCTGGTCAATCCCCGTACCGACGTGGTGCACGGGCAGCCCGCGCGGCGCAGCCTCACGGACATCGGCGAACGTGTCGACATGGCGTACGTCATGGTGCCGACACCCGCGGTACTGCCCGTGCTGCGGGAGGGCGCGGGCCTCGGCATCCGCAGTTACGTGGTGCTCACCGCGGGCTTCGGCGAGACCGGCCCGCGGGGAAGGCAACTGGAGGAGGAGATCCTCGCCTTCTCCCAGGAGAACGGGCTGACCGTCCTCGGGCCGAACGGCAACGGGTACATCAACGCCGCCACGCGGACCACACCCTACGGACTGCCGATCCCGCCGCCGCTGATCGGCGGCCCCGTGGGCGTGGTACTGCAGAGCGGAGCCCTGGCCAGCTCCATCCTGTCCTTCGCCCAGGCCCGCAACGTCGGTCTGAGCCTGCTCACCTCCATGGGCAACGAGATGATGGTCTCGGTCACCGACGTGATCGACCACCTCGTGGACGATCCGGCCACCAAGGTGATCGCGCTGTTCCTCGAATCCGTGCGCCATCCCGAGGAGTTCGCGCGCGCGGCCCGCCGCGCCGCCGCGGCGGGCAAGCCGGTCGTGGCGCTCAAGATAGGTTCCAGCACGCTCGCCTCGCACACCGCGCAGGCCCACACCGGAGCGCTCGTGGGCGACGACGCTGTCGTCGAAGCGGCGTTCCGCGAACTGGGCGTGGTGCGCGTCCGTTCGCTGGAGGACCTGATCATCACCTCCGGACTGCTGGCCCAGACCGGCCCGATCAGTGGTCGGCGGATCGGGGTGGTGACACCCTCGGGCGGGGCGTGCGAGATCGTGGCCGACCGGGCCGAGCAGGAGGGGCTGGAACTCCCCGCCTTCGCCCCCAAGACGGTGGCGCGGCTGGAGGAACTCCTGCCGGATTTCGCGACCGTGCAGAACCCGCTGGACGTCACCGGCTACGTCGTGGTCGACCGGACGCTGCTCAGCCGCGCCCTGGAGGTCGTCGCCGACGACCCGGGCATGGACGCGATCATGCTCCTGTCCGACCTGCCCCGGCTGCCGCCGGCCGACCTGAGCGCGACACTCGGGAACTTCGGCGCGACCGCGCAGCGCATCCGCGACGCACAGCGGCCGGTGATCGTCGCCAGCAACATGCTCACCGATGTCACGGAGACGGGTCGTCACATACAGCGGGAGACGGGATTCCCGTACGTGGCGGGCGGCATCGAGCACGCCATGACGGCGATCGGCGCGGCCGTCCGATGGTCGCGCACACTGCCCGCCGCCGCCACCGCGCCACCCGCCGAGGCAGGCGCCGCGCCGGTCGTGCACGGGGAGACCACGGGGCTCTGGACGGAGTACCGGGCATCGCGGCTGCTGCGGGACAACGGAGTCACCGTCGTCCCCTCCGCCCTGGCCGCCACTGAGGACGAGGCGGTCGCGGCGGCCGACGGGTTCGGGTACCCGGTCGTTCTCAAGGCGGTTGCCGACGGGCTCGGTCACAAGAGCGACCTCGGGGGCGTGAAGCTCGCGCTGAACGGACCCGAAGCCGTACGCCGGGCCCACCGCGAGGTGTGCGAAGCCCTCGGGCGGCACGGGATCACCGGCAGCGGCACCCTCGTGCAGCCGCAGCGCCGAGGAGGTGTGGAACTGCTGGTCGGTGTGGTCCGCGATCCCGCGTGGGGTCTGACCCTCGCCGTCGGTCTCGGCGGGGTCTGGGTCGAGGCGCTGCGTGACTCCGCACTGCGGCTGTTGCCCGTGGACGCCGCCGAGATCCGTCGGGCGCTGGGCGAACTGCGCGGCGCCCGGCTGCTGGAAGGGGCGCGCGGGTCCGAGCGCGCGGACCTGGACCAGGTCGCCGAGGTGATCGCCCGGATCGGCGCGCTCGCAGGCGGGCTGGGACCGCGGCTCGAATCGCTCGAAGTGAACCCGCTGCTCGTCCGCGGGGGCGAGGTCGAGGCGCTGGACGCGCTGGTCACCTGGAACTGA
- a CDS encoding MFS transporter encodes MKLSYMRELDEYPTGGRRMRILGMAVLAVLIGSYEGQIAPVVPLMLKDLHMSLSTYGTVSALATIAGALASVIGGRLTDTVGRVRLLIPFMLLTTVCCVLMTTVHSPTQLLLVRIALSVIDGMSLAGTAPIVRDFSPRMGRAQAFGFWTWGPVGANFLAAAIASATLPLFHDSWRSQFVIMGAVSLIASLVIAFNIADLSPRLRGRIRQTEHQALATSERADPPRARELLAHRTIWAHVVGIALWLVLYLTLSLYGPTMLGESFDLSASTASGVMSVFWVLNLLTVVASGRISDRLQLRKPLCVFGTLATAVVTGYLLILMHRQDVSPAHVMITGALLGGAMGVSYGPWMANFSEDAEDIDARLQGSAWGLFGFTSKAVAVLVLFAVPRVVGHAGWHLWMVISLGCMALFLPASLLFHGPWRRTSPLPATTGAAAPEPGASD; translated from the coding sequence ATGAAGCTCTCCTACATGCGCGAACTCGACGAGTACCCGACCGGCGGGCGCCGCATGCGCATCCTCGGCATGGCGGTGCTCGCCGTCCTGATCGGATCGTACGAGGGGCAGATCGCCCCCGTGGTCCCCCTGATGCTCAAAGACCTGCACATGTCGCTGTCGACGTACGGCACGGTGTCCGCCCTCGCGACCATCGCGGGCGCCCTCGCGTCCGTCATCGGCGGCCGGCTCACCGACACCGTCGGGCGGGTGCGCCTGCTCATCCCGTTCATGCTGCTGACCACGGTGTGCTGTGTGCTGATGACGACGGTGCACTCGCCCACGCAGCTGCTGCTGGTCCGGATCGCGCTGTCCGTCATCGACGGCATGTCACTGGCGGGCACCGCACCCATCGTCCGGGACTTCTCGCCGCGGATGGGCCGCGCACAGGCCTTCGGCTTCTGGACCTGGGGGCCGGTCGGGGCCAACTTCCTCGCCGCCGCGATCGCGAGCGCCACACTGCCACTCTTCCACGACTCCTGGCGCTCCCAGTTCGTCATCATGGGCGCGGTGTCGCTGATCGCCTCGCTGGTGATCGCGTTCAACATCGCCGACCTCTCGCCCCGACTGCGCGGCCGTATCCGGCAGACGGAACACCAGGCACTGGCCACCTCGGAGCGCGCCGATCCGCCCAGGGCGCGGGAACTGCTGGCGCACCGCACCATCTGGGCCCACGTCGTCGGCATCGCGCTGTGGCTGGTCCTCTACCTGACGTTGTCCCTCTACGGGCCGACGATGCTGGGGGAGTCGTTCGATCTGAGTGCGTCGACCGCGTCCGGAGTCATGTCGGTGTTCTGGGTGCTCAATCTGCTCACCGTCGTGGCGAGCGGCCGGATCTCCGACCGGCTGCAACTGCGCAAACCGCTCTGTGTGTTCGGCACACTCGCGACGGCGGTCGTCACCGGGTACCTGCTGATCCTGATGCATCGCCAAGACGTCTCCCCTGCGCACGTGATGATCACCGGCGCTCTGCTCGGCGGAGCCATGGGTGTCTCCTACGGGCCCTGGATGGCCAACTTCTCCGAGGACGCCGAGGACATCGACGCGCGACTGCAGGGCAGTGCCTGGGGGCTGTTCGGCTTCACGTCCAAGGCCGTGGCGGTGCTGGTGCTGTTCGCCGTCCCCCGTGTGGTCGGCCACGCCGGCTGGCACCTCTGGATGGTCATCTCGCTCGGCTGCATGGCACTGTTCCTGCCGGCGTCGCTGCTGTTCCACGGGCCGTGGCGTCGTACGTCCCCGCTGCCGGCCACGACGGGCGCGGCCGCCCCCGAGCCCGGCGCGTCGGACTGA
- a CDS encoding aldo/keto reductase, which produces MRYIKLGRTGLDVSPVAIGAMTYGEPDRGHPVWSLDEAAARPLIRHALEAGVNFFDTANLYSYGSSEEILGRALKDFANRDDVVITTKVRHAMRPGSPNSGGLSRKAIMSEVDHSLRRLGTGHVDVLMIHRLDNDTPMEETLEALHDVVKSGKARYLGASSMHAWQFAKALHLQERHGWARFVTMQDHYNLLAREEEREMLPLCADEGVATMIWSPLARGRLARPFDQANAGVRSATDGAYADMLYKATADSDRVIIDEVGAIAAARGISRAQVALAWLRRNPVVAAPVVGARTVQQIDDAVACVELDLSDDEAHRLEAPYTPRHDFQGVSDARELDRIKAAIPGYDNL; this is translated from the coding sequence GTGCGTTACATCAAACTCGGCCGCACCGGCCTGGACGTCTCCCCGGTCGCCATCGGCGCCATGACCTACGGCGAGCCCGACCGCGGCCACCCGGTCTGGTCCCTGGACGAGGCGGCCGCCCGCCCCCTGATCAGGCACGCCCTGGAAGCCGGGGTCAACTTCTTCGACACCGCCAACCTGTACTCCTACGGATCCAGCGAGGAGATCCTCGGCCGCGCACTGAAGGACTTCGCGAACCGCGACGACGTCGTCATCACCACCAAGGTGCGCCACGCGATGCGCCCCGGCAGCCCCAACAGCGGTGGCCTGTCCCGCAAGGCGATCATGAGCGAGGTCGACCACAGCCTGCGCCGCCTGGGCACCGGCCATGTCGACGTACTCATGATCCACCGTCTCGACAACGACACCCCGATGGAGGAGACGCTGGAGGCCCTGCACGACGTGGTGAAGTCCGGCAAGGCCCGCTACCTGGGTGCCTCGTCCATGCACGCCTGGCAGTTCGCCAAGGCCCTCCACCTCCAGGAGCGCCACGGCTGGGCCCGCTTCGTCACCATGCAGGACCACTACAACCTCCTCGCGCGGGAGGAGGAGCGCGAAATGCTCCCACTGTGCGCCGACGAAGGCGTCGCCACCATGATCTGGAGCCCGCTTGCCCGCGGCCGCCTCGCCCGCCCCTTCGACCAGGCGAACGCCGGCGTACGCTCCGCCACCGACGGCGCTTACGCCGACATGCTCTACAAGGCCACCGCCGACAGCGACCGCGTCATCATCGACGAAGTCGGCGCCATCGCCGCGGCTCGCGGTATCTCCCGCGCCCAGGTCGCTCTCGCCTGGCTGCGACGCAACCCCGTCGTCGCCGCTCCTGTCGTCGGCGCCCGCACGGTCCAGCAGATCGACGACGCCGTGGCCTGCGTCGAACTCGACCTCAGCGACGACGAGGCCCACCGCCTCGAAGCGCCCTACACCCCCCGCCACGACTTCCAGGGCGTCTCGGACGCACGCGAACTCGACCGCATCAAAGCCGCTATCCCCGGCTACGACAACCTCTGA
- a CDS encoding Zn-ribbon domain-containing OB-fold protein, which yields MADLASDAETQPFWDGIAAGELRLQRCRDCARAVFYPRALCPHCFGDRLDWFTSPGTGTVYSYTVAHRAFSPSAGTPPYTVALIDLDEGVRMMSRIVGGGRVRIGDRVELEITRLGGEGSPTLPCFRVRETA from the coding sequence GTGGCGGATCTCGCGTCCGATGCGGAGACCCAGCCCTTCTGGGACGGCATCGCCGCCGGGGAACTGCGGCTGCAGCGCTGTCGGGACTGCGCCCGTGCCGTGTTCTACCCGAGGGCCCTGTGCCCGCACTGCTTCGGTGACCGGCTCGACTGGTTCACCTCGCCAGGGACCGGAACCGTCTACTCGTACACCGTCGCGCACCGGGCCTTCAGCCCCTCCGCGGGCACCCCGCCGTACACGGTCGCGCTGATCGACCTCGACGAGGGCGTGCGGATGATGTCCCGGATCGTCGGCGGCGGCCGGGTCAGGATCGGTGACCGGGTCGAGCTGGAGATCACCCGACTGGGCGGCGAGGGCTCTCCCACGCTGCCGTGCTTCCGAGTGAGGGAGACCGCATGA
- a CDS encoding acetyl-CoA acetyltransferase, with product MSPRRRAAIVGVAESEVGKTPHLTVLSQQARASRAALAEAGLGPADVNALFVAGNWSWAPALTLAEYLGLRPDYLDGTNIGGSSFEAHVGHAAAAIEAGVIDVALITYGSTQRSNRSRGAARPPATLTEQFDRPFGLPQPVGAYALAANRYLHQYGATGEQLAEVAVSARRWAALNPDAYYRDPITVDDVLDSPMISEPLHLLDCCLVTDGGGAVVVAAEDRWADLGTHPVEVLGHGETTTHSSIAQMPDLTVTGAARSGPTAMRMAGITHDDLDLLEIYDSFTITVLLTLESLGLCKPGEAGEFVAHGRTAPGGEMPMNTNGGGLSYTHPGMYGIFLLIEATRQLRHDFVSDPDRQVDGARLALVHGTGGVLSSASTVVLGRS from the coding sequence ATGAGTCCGCGCAGGCGCGCGGCGATCGTCGGAGTGGCGGAGTCGGAGGTGGGCAAAACCCCGCACCTGACCGTGCTGTCCCAGCAGGCCAGGGCGAGCCGGGCGGCCCTGGCCGAGGCCGGCCTCGGGCCGGCGGACGTGAATGCGCTGTTCGTCGCGGGGAACTGGTCGTGGGCGCCGGCACTGACACTGGCGGAGTACCTGGGCCTGCGGCCCGACTACCTGGACGGCACCAACATCGGCGGCTCCTCGTTCGAGGCACACGTGGGCCATGCGGCCGCCGCGATCGAGGCCGGGGTCATCGACGTCGCACTGATCACCTACGGCAGCACCCAGCGCAGCAACCGTTCCCGCGGCGCTGCCAGGCCACCCGCGACGTTGACCGAGCAGTTCGACCGTCCCTTCGGACTGCCCCAACCGGTCGGCGCGTACGCTCTGGCCGCCAACCGCTACCTTCACCAGTACGGTGCGACCGGTGAACAACTGGCCGAGGTCGCGGTGAGCGCCCGCCGGTGGGCGGCGCTCAACCCGGACGCCTACTACCGCGATCCGATCACGGTCGACGATGTGCTCGACTCCCCGATGATCAGCGAACCACTCCATCTGCTGGACTGCTGCCTGGTCACGGACGGCGGCGGCGCCGTGGTGGTGGCCGCGGAGGACCGGTGGGCCGACCTCGGCACCCATCCGGTCGAGGTGCTCGGCCACGGCGAGACGACCACGCACAGCTCCATCGCCCAGATGCCCGACCTGACCGTCACCGGGGCGGCGCGGTCCGGCCCCACCGCGATGCGGATGGCCGGGATCACCCACGACGATCTCGATCTGCTGGAGATCTACGACTCCTTCACGATCACTGTGCTCCTCACGCTCGAATCCCTGGGCCTGTGCAAGCCGGGGGAGGCCGGGGAGTTCGTCGCACACGGGCGAACGGCCCCCGGCGGCGAGATGCCGATGAACACCAACGGCGGCGGGCTGTCCTACACCCACCCCGGGATGTACGGGATCTTCCTGCTCATCGAGGCGACCCGGCAGCTACGGCACGACTTCGTCTCCGACCCGGACCGACAGGTCGACGGTGCCCGGCTCGCTCTCGTGCACGGAACCGGCGGAGTCCTCTCGTCCGCGTCCACCGTCGTCCTGGGAAGGAGTTGA